AAACCAAGGTCTGCGATGTGGAAAATGTCATTGGTGAAATCGACATTGTTGTGGGTGTATGTCCCACGTACGTAGTATTCTTTGTCTCCACGCTTTTCGACGAATTCCTGGAATTTTGGAACGATATAATCGTAGCTGCCCTTTCCAGTGACCGTTTTGCGAAGTCGGTCATGGACCTCTTTTCTTCCATCAAGACTTAATACGACATTGTACATTTCCTTGTTTAAAAACTCGGTGACTTCATCGTCCAGTAACATCCCATTCGTCGTGAAGGTGAAGCGAAAAGTCTTTTTGTACTCTTTTTCTTTGCTTCTTGCGTATGCGACAATCTGCTTGACAACCTTCCAGGCCATGAGCGGTTCTCCGCCGAAGAAGTCAACGTCAAGGTTTCGGTGATGACCGGAGTTTTCTAATAGATAATCGATGGCTCTTTGGCCAACCTCATAACTCATGATTGCTCTGTCTCCGTTGTATTTCCCCTGGCTGGCGAAGCAATATTCACATGACAGGTTACAGGTATGTGCGACATTGAAGCAGAGGGCCTTTACAAAAGTCTGACGATTTCTTAAATCAATTGAGAGATCCTTATATTCATCCTCAGTAAAAAGCTGCCCAGCAGTTTTTAGCTCCTCGACATCCGCGATGGTGTCTCGAATGTCCTCTTCGGAGATGTCGGAATCATGTGCGTATTTTTCCAGTACCATTGTCACGATTTCTTCTGTAGGTGTATTCTCATAAAGCGCGATGATTTCATAGGCGAGGTCGTCGACAACATGCACCGATCCACTGTAGGTATCGAGCACGATGTTGTATCCGTTTAGTTTATATTGATGAATCATACTTGATAATCAATCTCCTTTTGTCCATAAAAATAGCCGCCCATCTAGAAAGCAGTTGGGC
The DNA window shown above is from Neobacillus sp. WH10 and carries:
- the scfB gene encoding thioether cross-link-forming SCIFF peptide maturase, whose translation is MIHQYKLNGYNIVLDTYSGSVHVVDDLAYEIIALYENTPTEEIVTMVLEKYAHDSDISEEDIRDTIADVEELKTAGQLFTEDEYKDLSIDLRNRQTFVKALCFNVAHTCNLSCEYCFASQGKYNGDRAIMSYEVGQRAIDYLLENSGHHRNLDVDFFGGEPLMAWKVVKQIVAYARSKEKEYKKTFRFTFTTNGMLLDDEVTEFLNKEMYNVVLSLDGRKEVHDRLRKTVTGKGSYDYIVPKFQEFVEKRGDKEYYVRGTYTHNNVDFTNDIFHIADLGFDKLSMEPVICDPREPYALTEKDLPEIYNQYEILAKEMLNREEKGNGFTFYHYMLDLSEGPCIQKRISGCGSGTEYLAVTPWGELFPCHQFVGDEEYSLGNIWDGITKPEIQCQFKESNCYSKPECQDCWAKLYCSGGCPANALHATGSLKGTYDFSCDIFRKRIECSMMVKVAESIRAMEQTVTE